One Mycolicibacterium goodii genomic region harbors:
- a CDS encoding glutamate decarboxylase — translation MSHKHSRGPHVAPAYTGRLAMAPVPSLRLPDEAMDPAAAYRFIHDELMLDGSSRLNLATFVTTWMDPEAEKLMAETFDKNMIDKDEYPATAAIEARCVSMVADLFHAEDLRDDDPSSAVGVSTIGSSEAVMLAGLAMKWRWRQKLEENGGEWQGRTPNLVMGANVQVVWEKFCRYFDVEPRYLPMAEGRYVITPEQVLDAVDEDTIGVVAILGTTYTGELEPVAEICEALDKLAAGGGVDVPVHVDGASGGFVVPFIHPDLVWDFRLPRVVSINVSGHKYGLTYPGVGFVVWRNKDHLPEELVFRVNYLGGDMPTFTLNFSRPGNQVVGQYYNFLRLGRAGYTQVMQCLSQTARWLGDELRDSEHFELISDGSAIPVVAFRLKGDPGYTEFDISQALRAHGWQVPAYTMPEGAEDVVVLRVVVREGFSADLARALKDDIITVLKHLDELKPGGQFDEVQPFAH, via the coding sequence ATGTCGCACAAGCACAGTCGCGGTCCGCATGTCGCGCCGGCGTACACCGGGCGGTTGGCGATGGCGCCCGTGCCGTCGCTGCGCCTGCCCGACGAGGCGATGGATCCGGCTGCGGCCTACCGGTTCATCCACGACGAGTTGATGCTCGACGGCAGTTCGCGGCTGAACCTGGCGACGTTCGTCACGACGTGGATGGATCCCGAGGCCGAGAAGCTCATGGCCGAGACGTTCGACAAGAACATGATCGACAAGGACGAGTACCCGGCGACCGCGGCGATCGAGGCCCGCTGCGTGTCGATGGTCGCCGATCTGTTCCACGCCGAGGATCTGCGCGACGACGACCCGTCGAGCGCGGTCGGGGTGTCGACGATCGGGTCGAGCGAGGCCGTGATGCTGGCCGGGTTGGCGATGAAGTGGCGCTGGCGGCAGAAGCTCGAGGAAAACGGCGGGGAATGGCAGGGGCGCACACCGAATCTGGTGATGGGAGCCAACGTCCAGGTGGTGTGGGAGAAGTTCTGCCGCTATTTCGACGTCGAACCGCGCTACCTGCCGATGGCAGAGGGCCGCTACGTCATCACTCCCGAGCAGGTCCTCGACGCGGTCGACGAGGACACCATCGGCGTGGTCGCGATCCTCGGCACCACCTACACCGGTGAGCTCGAACCGGTCGCCGAGATCTGTGAGGCCCTCGACAAACTCGCCGCGGGCGGCGGTGTGGACGTGCCGGTGCATGTCGACGGGGCCAGTGGCGGATTCGTCGTGCCGTTCATCCATCCCGATCTGGTGTGGGACTTCCGGCTGCCCCGCGTGGTGTCGATCAACGTCAGCGGCCACAAGTACGGACTGACCTATCCCGGCGTCGGATTCGTGGTGTGGCGCAACAAGGATCACCTGCCCGAGGAACTGGTGTTCCGCGTGAACTACCTGGGTGGCGACATGCCGACTTTCACGCTGAACTTCTCGCGGCCCGGCAACCAGGTGGTGGGCCAGTACTACAACTTCCTGCGGCTCGGCCGGGCCGGCTACACCCAGGTCATGCAGTGCCTGTCACAGACCGCGCGGTGGCTCGGTGACGAACTGCGCGACAGCGAGCACTTCGAGCTCATCTCCGACGGATCGGCCATCCCGGTCGTGGCGTTCCGGCTCAAAGGCGATCCCGGCTACACCGAGTTCGACATCTCCCAGGCACTGCGGGCGCACGGCTGGCAGGTGCCCGCCTACACCATGCCCGAGGGCGCCGAGGACGTCGTGGTGCTGCGCGTCGTGGTCCGCGAAGGCTTTTCCGCCGACCTCGCCAGGGCACTCAAGGACGACATCATCACGGTGCTCAAGCATCTCGACGAATTGAAGCCGGGCGGGCAGTTCGACGAGGTGCAGCCGTTCGCGCATTAA
- a CDS encoding NAD(P)H-hydrate dehydratase, whose amino-acid sequence MRYYYSADAIREAEAPLLATLPDGALMRRAAYGLATAILRELRARTGAVAGRRVCAVVGSGDNGGDALWAATFLRRRGVAADAVLLNPDRTHAEALAAFRRSGGNIVQFVGPATDLVIDGVVGISGRGPLRPAAAEIFAGTGAPVVAVDIPSGIDVQTGATDGPHVNAALTVTFGGLKPVHALGKCGRVELVDIGLDLAPTDLASFEADDVRALWPVPGPHDDKYTQGVTGVLSGSATYPGAAVLSTGAAVAATSGMVRYAGSAAQQVLAHWPEVVAAPTPQDAGRVQAWVVGPGLGTDDTAKAALRFALETDLPVIADADALTLLAADPAAVAGRSAPTVLTPHAGEYERLAGAPPGADRVAAARDIAERLGVTLLLKGNVTVIATPGAATYLNPAGQSWAATAGSGDVLSGIIGALLAAGLPAPAAAAAAAFVHARAANLSAADAGPRPVPTSASRILEHVRAAIAAL is encoded by the coding sequence ATGCGGTACTACTACTCCGCCGACGCGATCCGTGAAGCCGAGGCACCGCTGTTGGCAACGCTGCCCGACGGGGCCCTGATGCGTCGCGCCGCCTACGGCCTGGCCACCGCGATACTGCGGGAACTGCGTGCCCGCACGGGTGCCGTCGCAGGCAGGCGCGTGTGCGCCGTGGTGGGCTCAGGCGACAACGGCGGCGACGCGTTGTGGGCCGCGACGTTCCTGCGCCGTCGTGGTGTGGCCGCCGACGCGGTTCTGCTCAACCCGGATCGCACCCATGCCGAAGCGCTCGCGGCGTTCCGGCGCTCCGGCGGGAACATCGTGCAGTTCGTCGGGCCGGCAACCGATCTGGTGATCGACGGCGTGGTCGGCATCTCCGGACGCGGACCGCTGCGACCCGCCGCGGCGGAGATCTTCGCAGGAACCGGCGCGCCCGTCGTCGCCGTCGACATCCCCAGCGGCATCGACGTGCAGACCGGCGCCACCGACGGCCCGCACGTGAACGCGGCGCTCACCGTGACGTTCGGCGGGCTCAAGCCCGTACACGCGCTGGGCAAATGTGGTCGCGTCGAACTGGTGGACATCGGCCTCGACCTCGCGCCAACCGACCTCGCGTCCTTCGAGGCCGACGACGTGCGGGCACTGTGGCCGGTGCCCGGTCCGCACGACGACAAGTACACACAAGGCGTCACCGGGGTGCTGTCCGGTTCGGCGACCTACCCGGGTGCCGCGGTGCTCAGCACCGGCGCGGCCGTCGCCGCGACGTCGGGCATGGTGCGCTACGCCGGCAGCGCCGCGCAGCAGGTGCTCGCGCACTGGCCGGAGGTGGTCGCCGCCCCAACCCCGCAGGACGCGGGCCGCGTGCAGGCGTGGGTGGTCGGCCCGGGTCTCGGCACCGACGACACCGCCAAGGCGGCGCTGCGGTTCGCGTTGGAGACCGATCTACCCGTCATCGCCGACGCCGACGCCCTGACCCTGCTGGCCGCCGATCCCGCGGCGGTGGCCGGACGCAGTGCGCCAACCGTGCTCACGCCCCACGCCGGCGAGTACGAACGGCTGGCCGGTGCTCCGCCGGGGGCCGACCGGGTTGCCGCGGCCCGGGATATCGCTGAGCGGTTGGGGGTGACGCTGCTGCTCAAAGGCAACGTCACAGTGATCGCGACACCCGGAGCGGCGACGTACCTCAACCCAGCCGGACAGTCCTGGGCCGCGACGGCGGGTTCCGGTGACGTCCTGTCGGGCATCATCGGCGCGCTGCTGGCCGCGGGCCTGCCCGCGCCCGCGGCCGCCGCGGCCGCTGCGTTCGTGCACGCGCGGGCCGCGAACCTGTCCGCGGCCGACGCCGGGCCACGTCCGGTGCCCACATCGGCTTCCCGCATCCTCGAACATGTCAGGGCCGCGATCGCGGCCCTGTGA
- a CDS encoding PLP-dependent aminotransferase family protein, protein MARGADFLQLDPAPAPARGLTSWLVDALRGAIADGRLTPGVRLPATRILADELAVSRGVVVEAYRRLADEGLVSGRTGGGTRVLARPVRPPRRARTAAPLDRPRLPRPRLPTGEGIDLSPGVPDLSAFPRSTWLRAERAVLSETAPEDLGYGDPRGHPRLRAALAPWLGRTRGLRVDPDDILVVAGVAQAVALLAQQLRREGLDAIAVEDPGSRGAVDELEYWGLRAMPVPVDDEGIQVQSLGETGAAAVFLTPAHQFPTGVVLGPRRRRELLAWDGELVIEDDYDAEYRYDRAPVPALHPSAPERIAYAGSTSKSLAPALRLGWLVAPRRRHPDLVAAKHATDLGSPTVPQLVLARLLESGEYDRHIRLVRARHRARRDALLETLATALPAARVSGVAAGLHLLATLPADVDDVALADELRRAGVLVHPLSWHRRLPGPPGLVLGYASQPPDRLREAGAIIARIAG, encoded by the coding sequence ATGGCACGCGGGGCCGATTTTCTGCAGCTCGACCCGGCGCCTGCGCCCGCGCGTGGCCTCACCAGCTGGCTCGTGGACGCCCTGCGCGGCGCGATTGCCGATGGCCGGCTGACCCCCGGTGTCCGGCTGCCGGCCACTCGCATCCTCGCCGACGAGCTGGCGGTGTCGCGCGGTGTGGTCGTCGAGGCGTACCGTCGGCTCGCCGATGAAGGCCTGGTGAGCGGACGAACCGGCGGCGGCACCCGCGTGCTCGCGAGACCGGTCCGGCCACCGCGACGCGCCCGCACCGCCGCGCCGCTCGACCGGCCTCGTCTCCCGCGGCCACGGCTGCCCACCGGCGAGGGCATCGACCTCTCACCCGGCGTGCCCGATCTGTCGGCGTTTCCGCGCAGCACCTGGTTGCGAGCCGAACGGGCGGTGCTTTCGGAGACCGCACCGGAAGATCTCGGCTACGGCGATCCGCGTGGACATCCCCGGTTGCGGGCGGCACTGGCGCCGTGGCTCGGCCGCACGCGCGGACTGCGCGTCGATCCCGATGACATCCTCGTGGTCGCCGGGGTGGCGCAGGCCGTGGCGCTGTTGGCTCAGCAATTGCGGCGCGAAGGTCTCGACGCCATCGCGGTCGAGGATCCCGGCTCGCGCGGTGCCGTCGACGAACTCGAGTACTGGGGCCTGCGGGCAATGCCGGTGCCCGTCGACGATGAGGGTATCCAGGTGCAGTCGCTGGGTGAAACTGGCGCGGCCGCAGTGTTTCTCACGCCGGCCCACCAGTTCCCGACCGGCGTCGTGCTCGGCCCGCGGCGGCGCCGCGAACTGCTCGCCTGGGACGGCGAGCTGGTGATCGAAGACGACTACGACGCCGAGTACCGCTACGACCGGGCCCCCGTTCCGGCACTGCACCCTTCGGCGCCCGAGCGCATCGCCTACGCGGGCAGCACCTCCAAGAGCCTGGCGCCGGCGTTGCGGCTGGGCTGGCTGGTTGCGCCGCGGCGGCGGCACCCCGACCTCGTGGCCGCCAAGCACGCCACGGATCTCGGCAGCCCGACCGTGCCTCAGCTCGTGCTGGCACGGCTGTTGGAATCCGGCGAATACGACCGCCACATCCGGCTGGTCCGCGCCCGGCACCGCGCCAGGCGGGACGCGTTGCTCGAAACCCTTGCCACCGCGCTACCGGCCGCCAGGGTGAGCGGAGTCGCCGCGGGACTGCACCTGTTGGCCACCCTGCCCGCCGACGTCGATGACGTGGCCCTGGCTGATGAACTGCGCCGCGCCGGTGTGCTGGTGCACCCGCTGTCGTGGCATCGGCGGCTACCCGGACCGCCCGGTCTGGTTCTCGGCTATGCCTCGCAACCGCCGGACCGGTTACGCGAGGCGGGGGCGATCATCGCGCGGATCGCCGGGTGA
- a CDS encoding DMT family transporter, with amino-acid sequence MSSSIRAGLFGALGMTFVGGSVAVSGALAEAPLHTAQALRYAVACLLLLGWVRLTGHPLRRPRGTEWLWLLGVTMSGLVLFNVALVHGSRHAEPAVLAVAVACVPVALATIGPLLEGHRPHTRILVAAVVVSVGAVVVEGLGRADAIGLAWAAVVFVCEAGFTLLAVPVLASHGPAGVSVHTTWLAAVMFGVLALSTEGWRAATRFDAGAVLAIGYLAVGVTAIAFILWYTCVRRLGTGRAGLLTGVAPVAAAVIGIPLTGAIPGVAVWCGVGLIACGLAVGLGVNAQRELVARIPAETRTQGDVRGRVAVTRVNQAPIGCPRSRG; translated from the coding sequence ATGTCCAGCTCCATCCGCGCCGGCCTGTTCGGCGCACTCGGCATGACGTTCGTCGGCGGCAGCGTCGCGGTGTCCGGCGCGCTCGCCGAGGCGCCACTGCACACCGCCCAGGCGTTGCGCTACGCCGTCGCCTGCCTGCTGCTGCTCGGCTGGGTTCGCCTCACCGGCCACCCGCTACGCCGCCCGCGCGGCACCGAATGGCTGTGGCTGCTCGGCGTCACCATGAGTGGCCTGGTGCTGTTCAACGTCGCGCTCGTGCACGGGTCGCGGCATGCCGAGCCTGCCGTGCTGGCCGTGGCTGTCGCCTGCGTGCCGGTAGCACTGGCCACCATCGGCCCCTTGCTCGAAGGCCACCGCCCGCACACGCGAATTCTGGTCGCCGCCGTGGTGGTGAGCGTCGGCGCCGTGGTGGTCGAAGGTCTCGGCCGCGCCGATGCGATCGGGCTGGCGTGGGCCGCGGTGGTATTCGTGTGTGAGGCCGGTTTCACGCTGCTGGCCGTGCCGGTGCTGGCCTCGCACGGGCCGGCCGGGGTTTCGGTGCACACCACCTGGTTGGCGGCGGTGATGTTCGGCGTTCTCGCGCTGAGCACCGAGGGTTGGCGCGCGGCAACGCGTTTCGACGCCGGCGCGGTGCTGGCGATCGGCTACCTCGCCGTCGGCGTGACCGCGATCGCGTTCATCCTCTGGTACACGTGCGTGCGCAGGCTGGGCACCGGGCGGGCCGGCCTGCTGACGGGCGTGGCACCCGTCGCGGCCGCGGTCATCGGTATCCCGCTCACGGGGGCCATCCCCGGCGTGGCGGTGTGGTGCGGCGTGGGGTTGATCGCGTGCGGGTTGGCCGTGGGTCTGGGCGTCAACGCCCAACGTGAGCTTGTTGCTCGAATTCCGGCGGAAACTCGCACACAAGGCGACGTTCGCGGCAGGGTCGCTGTCACTC